One window of the Herbiconiux sp. L3-i23 genome contains the following:
- the guaB gene encoding IMP dehydrogenase — MSGHDPFGFIGLTYDDVMLLPGHTDVIPSEADTTSWLTRRIQVAAPLLSSAMDTVTESRMAIAMARQGGIGILHRNLSIQEQAEQVDKVKRSESGMITNPVTTTPDATVAEVDALCGQYRVSGLPVVEGDGTLVGIITNRDMRFVSPFEKATTLVRDVMTSKDLITAPVGIDSDGAVALLAQHRIEKLPIVDGAGKLRGLITVKDFDKSEKYPNATKDSEGRLRVGAAIGFFGDAWQRAGALRDAGVDVIVVDTANGDSAGVLEIIRRLKSDSAFGGIDVIGGNVATRSGAQALVDAGADAIKVGVGPGSICTTRVVAGVGVPQVTAVYEASLAARETGIPVIADGGLQYSGDIAKALVAGADTVMLGSLLAGTDESPGDLVFINGKQFKNYRGMGSLGALQTRGKKTSYSRDRYFQADVPSDEQLIAEGIEGQVPYRGPVASVVYQLTGGLRQSMFYTGARTIEELKEKGRFVRITAAGLKESHPHDVQMVVEAPNYRR; from the coding sequence TTGAGCGGTCACGACCCGTTCGGCTTCATCGGCCTCACCTACGACGACGTCATGCTCCTGCCCGGGCACACCGACGTCATCCCGAGCGAGGCCGACACGACCTCCTGGCTGACGCGGCGCATCCAGGTCGCGGCGCCGCTGCTCTCGAGCGCCATGGACACGGTCACCGAGTCCCGCATGGCGATCGCGATGGCCCGCCAGGGCGGCATCGGCATCCTCCACCGCAACCTGTCCATCCAGGAGCAGGCCGAGCAGGTCGACAAGGTCAAGCGCAGCGAGTCGGGCATGATCACCAACCCGGTGACCACGACGCCCGACGCCACGGTGGCCGAAGTCGACGCGCTGTGCGGTCAGTACCGCGTCTCCGGTCTCCCCGTCGTCGAGGGCGACGGGACCCTGGTCGGCATCATCACCAACCGCGACATGCGCTTCGTCTCGCCGTTCGAGAAGGCGACGACGCTCGTCCGCGACGTCATGACCTCGAAGGACCTCATCACGGCGCCGGTCGGCATCGACTCCGACGGCGCCGTCGCGCTGCTCGCCCAGCACCGCATCGAGAAGCTGCCGATCGTCGACGGCGCCGGCAAGCTGCGCGGCCTCATCACGGTCAAGGACTTCGACAAGAGCGAGAAGTACCCGAACGCCACGAAGGACTCCGAGGGGCGCCTCCGCGTCGGCGCCGCGATCGGCTTCTTCGGCGACGCCTGGCAGCGTGCCGGGGCGCTGCGCGACGCCGGGGTCGACGTCATCGTCGTGGACACCGCGAACGGCGACTCCGCGGGCGTGCTCGAGATCATCCGCCGTCTGAAGTCCGACTCGGCCTTCGGCGGCATCGACGTGATCGGCGGCAACGTCGCGACCCGCAGCGGCGCGCAGGCGCTCGTCGACGCGGGCGCCGACGCCATCAAGGTCGGCGTCGGCCCGGGCTCCATCTGCACCACGCGCGTCGTCGCCGGTGTCGGCGTGCCGCAGGTCACCGCGGTCTACGAGGCGTCGCTCGCCGCGCGCGAGACCGGCATCCCGGTCATCGCCGACGGCGGACTCCAGTACTCGGGCGACATCGCGAAGGCGCTCGTCGCGGGCGCGGACACCGTGATGCTCGGCTCGCTGCTCGCCGGCACCGACGAGAGCCCCGGAGACCTCGTCTTCATCAACGGCAAGCAGTTCAAGAACTACCGCGGCATGGGCTCGCTCGGCGCGCTGCAGACCCGCGGCAAGAAGACCTCGTACTCGCGCGACCGCTACTTCCAGGCCGACGTGCCGAGCGACGAGCAGCTCATCGCCGAGGGCATCGAGGGCCAGGTCCCGTACCGCGGCCCGGTCGCGTCGGTCGTCTACCAGCTCACCGGCGGCCTCCGCCAGTCGATGTTCTACACCGGCGCGCGCACCATCGAGGAGCTGAAGGAGAAGGGCCGCTTCGTGCGCATCACGGCGGCCGGCCTGAAGGAGAGCCACCCCCACGACGTCCAGATGGTCGTGGAAGCCCCCAACTACCGCCGCTAG
- a CDS encoding branched-chain amino acid ABC transporter permease — protein sequence MSNPGLARSRTLRVTIALGALLLAIAALIGLAPAAANATTTPEPTPTPTGDFTNTYTIGGVIKSGDELLEGVEVLVEGDGFEETGVTGPDGRWSVSVPQPGDYTAQLVVESLPEGVAPRDPDNITREVSIGTTNTVNVLFPTGEGTVSTTTIWDTIFTRLVYGLNFGLLLALAAIGISLIFGTTGVNNFAHGEMLTFGAIFFYLFSTQLGLNVIVALLLTLGLSAAFGWAQDTVLFKPLRRKGVGLVQVLIVTIGLSIVVRYLYLYFFGGGTQNLNIGMTETVSFGPVTITLVSVISMAVSIVMLILVGLFLTRTRIGKATRAVSDNPSLAAASGINVDRVIRIVWVLAATLTGLSGVLYGLYRGVTWDMGFAILLLLFAAVTLGGLGSAFGALVGSLIIGIFTELSTVWIPPDLRYAVALVVLILVLLVRPQGVLGRKERIG from the coding sequence GTGTCCAATCCAGGACTCGCCCGCTCGCGCACGCTCCGCGTGACCATCGCGCTCGGGGCTCTGCTCCTCGCGATCGCCGCGCTCATCGGGTTAGCACCCGCGGCGGCGAACGCGACGACGACGCCCGAACCCACCCCGACGCCCACCGGCGACTTCACCAACACGTACACCATCGGTGGCGTCATCAAGAGCGGCGACGAGCTGCTCGAAGGAGTCGAGGTCCTGGTCGAGGGCGACGGCTTCGAGGAGACCGGTGTGACCGGCCCCGACGGCCGCTGGAGCGTCAGCGTGCCGCAGCCGGGCGACTACACGGCGCAGCTCGTGGTCGAGAGCCTCCCCGAGGGCGTCGCACCGCGCGACCCCGACAACATCACCCGCGAGGTGAGCATCGGCACGACCAACACGGTGAACGTCCTCTTCCCCACGGGCGAGGGCACGGTGTCGACGACGACGATCTGGGACACGATCTTCACCCGCCTCGTCTACGGCCTGAACTTCGGCCTGCTGCTGGCGCTCGCCGCGATCGGCATCTCGCTGATCTTTGGCACGACCGGCGTCAACAACTTCGCGCACGGCGAGATGCTCACCTTCGGCGCCATCTTCTTCTACCTCTTCAGCACGCAGCTGGGGCTCAACGTCATCGTCGCACTGCTGCTCACCCTCGGCCTGTCGGCAGCGTTCGGCTGGGCGCAGGACACGGTGCTGTTCAAACCATTGAGGCGCAAGGGCGTCGGACTCGTCCAAGTGCTCATCGTGACGATCGGTCTCTCGATCGTCGTGCGCTACCTCTACCTCTACTTCTTCGGCGGAGGAACGCAGAACCTCAACATCGGCATGACCGAGACGGTCTCGTTCGGTCCGGTGACGATCACGCTCGTGTCCGTCATCAGCATGGCGGTCAGCATCGTGATGCTGATCCTCGTCGGCCTGTTCCTCACCCGCACCCGCATCGGCAAGGCGACCCGCGCGGTCAGCGACAACCCGTCGCTCGCCGCCGCGTCGGGCATCAACGTCGACCGCGTCATCCGCATCGTGTGGGTGCTCGCCGCCACGCTCACCGGCCTGTCGGGTGTGCTGTACGGCCTGTACCGCGGTGTCACCTGGGACATGGGCTTCGCGATCCTGCTGCTGCTGTTCGCCGCGGTCACCCTCGGCGGTCTCGGCAGCGCGTTCGGCGCGCTCGTCGGTTCGCTGATCATCGGCATCTTCACCGAGCTCTCGACCGTATGGATTCCGCCGGACCTCCGGTACGCGGTCGCCCTCGTGGTGCTGATCCTTGTCCTGCTCGTGCGACCGCAGGGTGTCCTGGGTCGCAAGGAACGCATCGGCTGA
- a CDS encoding branched-chain amino acid ABC transporter permease codes for MDWGTILGNAAGELISPTTAAYALAAIGLSVHFGYAGLLNFGQAGFMAIGAYAFAITTLELGFPVWLSILFAILASVIFAFILGIPTLRLRADYLAIVTIAAAEIVRYVVSTVGLTDITGGSQGLSGFNRGFQDLNPIPDGTYGFGPWVYSADQWWVRIFGWGLVIIATVIVWALMRSPWGRVVKGIREDEDAVRSLGKNVYSYKMQALVLGGIFGSLAGVVFILPRAVQPGNYGTALTFFIWTALLLGGAATVLGPIVGAMAFWAVLSLTNGVIVGLRDTGILPFISTTQAGQIRFILVGLALVLLVIFRPQGIFGNKKELSFNV; via the coding sequence ATGGACTGGGGAACAATCCTCGGCAATGCGGCCGGCGAGCTGATCAGCCCGACCACCGCTGCCTACGCTCTCGCCGCCATCGGCCTCAGCGTGCACTTCGGCTACGCCGGCCTGCTGAACTTCGGGCAGGCGGGCTTCATGGCGATCGGCGCCTACGCGTTCGCGATCACCACCCTCGAGCTCGGCTTCCCGGTGTGGCTGTCGATCCTCTTCGCGATCCTCGCGTCGGTGATCTTCGCCTTCATCCTCGGTATCCCGACACTGCGGTTGCGGGCGGATTACCTGGCGATCGTGACCATCGCGGCGGCCGAGATCGTCCGCTACGTGGTCTCGACCGTCGGCTTGACCGATATCACCGGCGGCTCGCAGGGCCTCAGCGGTTTCAACCGCGGCTTCCAGGACCTCAACCCCATCCCGGACGGCACGTACGGGTTCGGTCCGTGGGTGTACTCGGCCGACCAGTGGTGGGTGCGCATCTTCGGCTGGGGTCTCGTCATCATCGCGACGGTCATCGTGTGGGCGCTCATGCGCAGCCCGTGGGGTCGCGTCGTGAAGGGCATCCGCGAGGACGAGGACGCGGTGCGCAGCCTCGGCAAGAACGTCTACTCCTACAAGATGCAGGCGCTGGTGCTCGGCGGGATCTTCGGCTCGCTCGCCGGTGTCGTCTTCATCCTGCCCCGCGCCGTGCAGCCGGGTAACTACGGCACCGCGTTGACGTTCTTCATCTGGACCGCGCTGCTGCTCGGCGGCGCCGCCACCGTGCTCGGCCCGATCGTCGGCGCCATGGCGTTCTGGGCGGTGCTGTCGCTCACGAACGGTGTGATCGTCGGCCTGCGCGACACGGGGATCCTCCCCTTCATCTCGACGACGCAGGCGGGTCAGATCCGATTCATCCTCGTCGGGCTCGCCCTCGTGCTGCTCGTGATCTTCAGACCACAGGGCATCTTCGGAAACAAGAAGGAGCTGTCGTTCAATGTCTGA
- a CDS encoding ABC transporter ATP-binding protein, translating to MSDAQLTATHPFVKGEVRPGCEKVDPIVVADNVTRQFGGLKAVDVEHLEIPRGAITALIGPNGAGKTTFFNLLTGFDKPNTGRWSFEGSNLAGVPAFKVARRGMVRTFQLTKSLGRLSVLQNMLLGATKQSGENIFRALIPGLWRKQEQEITARADDLLGRFKLDAKREDYAASLSGGQRKLLEMARALMSDPKLVMLDEPMAGVNPALTQSLLGHILDLKKQGMSVLFVEHDMHMVRHISDWVVVMAEGRVVAEGPPETVMSDQAVIDAYLGAHHDTDLGDMTAAEVEAVHQEFEAEDEADFEDDQKGARS from the coding sequence ATGTCTGATGCACAGCTGACGGCCACCCACCCGTTCGTCAAGGGCGAGGTCCGCCCCGGATGCGAGAAGGTCGACCCGATCGTCGTCGCCGACAACGTGACCCGCCAGTTCGGCGGCCTGAAGGCGGTCGACGTCGAGCACCTCGAGATCCCGCGGGGCGCCATCACCGCGCTGATCGGCCCCAACGGCGCCGGCAAGACGACGTTCTTCAACCTGCTGACCGGCTTCGACAAGCCGAACACCGGCCGGTGGAGCTTCGAGGGGTCGAACCTCGCCGGCGTGCCCGCCTTCAAGGTGGCGCGCCGGGGCATGGTCCGCACCTTCCAGCTGACGAAGTCGCTCGGTCGTCTGTCGGTGCTGCAGAACATGCTGCTGGGTGCCACGAAGCAGTCGGGCGAGAACATCTTCCGCGCGCTGATCCCGGGTCTGTGGCGCAAGCAGGAGCAGGAGATCACGGCCCGTGCCGACGACCTGCTCGGCCGGTTCAAGCTCGACGCCAAGCGCGAGGACTACGCGGCGTCGCTGTCGGGCGGTCAGCGCAAGCTCCTCGAGATGGCGCGGGCGCTGATGAGCGACCCGAAGCTGGTCATGCTCGACGAGCCGATGGCGGGCGTCAACCCGGCGCTCACGCAGAGCCTGCTCGGCCACATCCTCGACCTGAAGAAGCAGGGCATGTCCGTGCTGTTCGTCGAGCACGACATGCACATGGTGCGCCACATCTCCGACTGGGTCGTCGTGATGGCCGAAGGTCGCGTCGTCGCAGAGGGCCCGCCCGAGACCGTGATGTCCGACCAGGCCGTCATCGACGCCTACCTCGGCGCCCACCACGACACCGACCTCGGCGACATGACCGCGGCCGAGGTCGAAGCCGTGCACCAGGAGTTCGAAGCCGAAGACGAAGCGGACTTCGAGGACGACCAGAAGGGCGCACGCTCATGA
- a CDS encoding ABC transporter ATP-binding protein codes for MTDASPAAVAPRSAADAVLRTDDLVAGYLPGVNILNGCTVDAYQGDLIGIIGPNGAGKSTLLKAIFGQVKIRGGGIYLKGEEITGLKADRLVGKGVGMVPQNNNVFPSLSIEENLQMGLFQKPKLFNERFEFVSTLFPELGKRRRQRAGSLSGGERQMVAMSRALMMDPSVLLLDEPSAGLSPVRQDETFLRVAEINRAGVTIIMVEQNARRCLQICHRAYVLDQGKDAYTGTGRELLNDPRVIELYLGTLAADEDAKRKGAPPA; via the coding sequence ATGACCGACGCATCCCCCGCCGCCGTCGCACCCCGGTCCGCGGCCGACGCGGTGCTGCGCACCGACGACCTCGTCGCCGGCTACCTGCCCGGCGTCAACATCCTGAACGGCTGCACGGTCGACGCCTACCAGGGCGACCTCATCGGCATCATCGGCCCGAACGGCGCCGGCAAGTCGACGCTGCTGAAGGCCATCTTCGGCCAGGTCAAGATCCGCGGCGGCGGCATCTACCTGAAGGGCGAGGAGATCACCGGCCTCAAGGCCGACAGGCTCGTCGGCAAGGGCGTCGGCATGGTGCCGCAGAACAACAACGTCTTCCCGAGCCTCTCGATCGAAGAGAACCTGCAGATGGGGCTCTTCCAGAAGCCGAAGCTATTCAACGAGCGTTTCGAGTTCGTCTCGACCCTGTTCCCCGAGCTCGGCAAGCGTCGCCGTCAGCGCGCCGGATCCCTGTCGGGCGGTGAGCGGCAGATGGTCGCGATGAGCCGAGCGCTGATGATGGACCCGTCGGTGCTGCTGCTCGACGAGCCGTCGGCCGGCCTCTCCCCCGTTCGTCAGGACGAGACGTTCCTGCGCGTGGCCGAGATCAACCGGGCGGGTGTCACGATCATCATGGTCGAGCAGAACGCGCGTCGCTGCCTACAGATCTGCCACCGCGCGTACGTGCTCGACCAGGGCAAGGACGCGTACACCGGCACCGGTCGGGAGCTGCTCAACGACCCTCGCGTGATCGAGCTCTACCTCGGCACCCTGGCCGCCGACGAGGACGCCAAGCGCAAGGGCGCTCCTCCCGCCTGA